From Candidatus Pedobacter colombiensis, one genomic window encodes:
- a CDS encoding citrate synthase encodes MSDIAEIKIDGKVYEFPVITGTEGEKAIDISKLRDLTGHITLDFGYKNTGSTKSAITFLDGELGILKYRGYPIEELAEKSTFLEVAYLLIYGDLPTQDQLENFQTQISRHTLIHEDMKKFLDGYPSKSHPMAQLSSLVCSLSTFYPESLNANSSPETMDLTMIKLLAKFPTIVSFIYKKSLGHPLIYPKNKYDYVSNFLNMIFGQRTEEIEIDPVVVNAMNTLLILHADHEQNCSASTVRMVGSSDCNLYASVSAGIDALWGPLHGGANQAVIEMLELIKEDGGDTEKWINKAKDKNDPFRMMGFGHRVYKNFDPRAKIIKKACDDILEKLGIDDPVLDIAKKLEEAALNDPYFVQRKLYPNVDFYSGIIYRALGFPTDMFTVLFALGRLPGWIAQWKEMHENKEPIGRPRQIYVGHTNRKFVAIKDR; translated from the coding sequence ATGTCAGATATTGCAGAAATTAAGATTGATGGAAAAGTGTACGAATTCCCCGTTATCACAGGTACCGAAGGGGAGAAGGCTATTGATATTTCTAAACTTAGAGATTTAACCGGTCATATCACTTTAGACTTTGGATACAAGAATACGGGTTCTACTAAGAGTGCAATAACTTTTTTGGATGGTGAACTGGGTATTTTAAAGTACCGTGGATACCCAATTGAAGAACTGGCGGAGAAATCTACATTTCTGGAAGTAGCTTATTTGCTGATATATGGTGATTTGCCTACTCAGGATCAGTTGGAAAACTTTCAAACTCAGATTAGCAGGCATACACTGATCCATGAGGATATGAAAAAGTTTTTAGATGGTTATCCATCAAAATCACATCCAATGGCTCAATTGTCTTCATTGGTTTGTTCATTGTCAACATTCTATCCGGAGTCATTAAATGCCAATTCATCTCCTGAAACAATGGATCTGACCATGATCAAATTATTGGCAAAGTTCCCAACTATTGTTTCTTTCATTTATAAAAAATCTTTAGGTCATCCACTTATTTATCCTAAAAATAAATATGATTACGTTAGTAATTTCTTGAACATGATCTTTGGTCAGCGTACTGAGGAAATTGAAATTGATCCGGTAGTGGTTAACGCAATGAATACCTTATTGATTCTACATGCTGATCATGAGCAGAATTGTTCTGCTTCTACAGTAAGAATGGTTGGTTCGTCAGATTGTAATTTATACGCTTCTGTGTCTGCAGGAATAGATGCCTTATGGGGCCCGTTACATGGCGGTGCAAACCAGGCTGTAATTGAAATGCTTGAATTGATCAAAGAAGATGGCGGTGATACTGAAAAATGGATCAATAAAGCTAAAGATAAAAATGATCCTTTCCGCATGATGGGCTTTGGTCATAGGGTTTATAAAAACTTTGATCCAAGAGCTAAGATCATTAAAAAAGCTTGTGATGATATTTTAGAGAAATTAGGAATTGATGATCCGGTTTTAGATATCGCCAAGAAACTTGAAGAAGCTGCATTAAATGATCCGTATTTTGTTCAACGTAAACTTTATCCAAACGTTGATTTTTACTCAGGAATCATTTACAGAGCACTAGGTTTCCCAACTGATATGTTTACTGTATTGTTTGCTTTAGGCCGTTTACCGGGATGGATTGCACAATGGAAAGAAATGCATGAAAACAAGGAGCCAATTGGTCGTCCCCGTCAGATCTATGTTGGGCATACCAATAGAAAATTTGTAGCGATAAAGGATAGGTAA
- a CDS encoding DUF3347 domain-containing protein — translation MRKYFAVMLITGVVSCTNTEKKVAGNSDTTSNVKVVATDVELKDNKVQAIYNGYITLKNALVSSKFEDAQKAASALKISLADYKGCENTSLIADKIATAKDIKVQRKEFTALSADVIALFKHADVVKGSIFVQHCPMANNGDGGDWLSGERKIQNPYYGDEMMECGRVLEEIKSAK, via the coding sequence ATGAGAAAATACTTCGCAGTAATGCTAATAACAGGGGTAGTTTCTTGCACAAATACAGAGAAGAAAGTAGCAGGGAATTCGGATACCACTTCAAATGTGAAGGTTGTTGCCACAGATGTTGAATTAAAAGATAATAAAGTTCAGGCCATATATAATGGTTATATCACTTTGAAAAACGCGTTGGTAAGCTCAAAATTTGAAGATGCACAAAAGGCGGCATCAGCACTTAAAATATCCCTCGCTGATTACAAGGGATGTGAAAATACGTCACTAATTGCTGATAAAATTGCTACTGCAAAAGATATTAAAGTGCAACGTAAAGAGTTTACAGCATTAAGTGCAGATGTAATTGCATTGTTTAAGCATGCAGATGTAGTTAAAGGTTCTATTTTTGTTCAGCATTGCCCTATGGCTAATAATGGTGATGGTGGCGATTGGCTTTCTGGAGAAAGGAAAATACAAAACCCATATTATGGAGATGAAATGATGGAGTGTGGTCGTGTTTTGGAAGAAATAAAATCAGCTAAGTAA
- a CDS encoding bifunctional nuclease family protein, whose amino-acid sequence MKKVKLDIVGLSYSQTQSGAYALVLGEVNGRRRLPIIIGAFEAQAIAIEIEKMTPSRPLTHDLFKTFAQIYNIEIQEILIYNLVEGVFYAKLICTDGKTIHEIDARTSDAIALAVRFNAEIYTYEFILSSAGIVIEGNDFLFLENMDNLSKEQGTEDISSISSSSYKSLSLEELNQKLQEAIAEEAYEKAARIRDEINKRNNER is encoded by the coding sequence ATGAAAAAAGTAAAACTAGACATCGTTGGTTTATCTTATAGCCAAACCCAGTCGGGCGCCTATGCCCTTGTACTGGGAGAAGTAAATGGCCGAAGACGCCTGCCAATTATAATTGGTGCGTTTGAAGCACAGGCTATCGCCATAGAAATAGAAAAGATGACCCCGAGCAGGCCTTTAACTCACGATTTGTTTAAAACCTTTGCTCAAATCTATAACATAGAAATCCAGGAGATTTTAATCTATAATTTAGTTGAAGGTGTTTTTTATGCCAAGCTAATTTGCACCGATGGCAAAACCATCCATGAAATTGATGCCCGAACCTCTGATGCCATCGCACTGGCAGTTCGTTTCAATGCAGAAATCTACACCTACGAGTTTATTCTGTCCTCAGCAGGTATAGTTATAGAAGGAAACGACTTTCTTTTCCTTGAAAACATGGACAACCTATCAAAAGAACAAGGAACCGAAGATATTTCATCCATCTCATCATCAAGTTACAAATCATTGAGCTTAGAAGAGCTAAATCAAAAACTTCAGGAAGCAATAGCCGAAGAAGCCTATGAAAAAGCAGCCCGTATTCGCGATGAAATAAATAAAAGAAATAATGAACGTTAA
- a CDS encoding nucleoside permease has protein sequence MNVKFRLTLMSFLQFFVWGAWLITIANYWFGTKQWDGTQFGAIFATMGFASLVMPTLTGIIADKWVNAEVLYGILHILYAGVLFYIPQVNHPNDFFWVMLLAMCFYMPTISLSNSISYTTLKSGSFDVIKDFPPIRVWGTIGFIVAMWTTNLTGNKATAYQFYIAGLAALGLGLYAFTLPKCRPQKLIDEKKSYAQTLGLGAFKLFTNYKMALFFIFSMFLGGALQLTNAYGDVFLDEFKLFPSYADSFVIRYSTIIMSISQVSETLFILAIPFFLKRFGIKKVIVIAMLAWVLRFGFFAFGDPAGNLWMIILSCVVYGMAFDFFNISGSLFVETSTTPKTRSSAQGMFMMMTNGFGAVFGSLVSGWMIDTYFTKHYTNIQSLAAVVNSDPKNEHLLTFIKNKGISVMANGDLSRALDVKNWHHIWLSFTIYALVITIAFGIMFKHKHNPVEEKAIEEMVH, from the coding sequence ATGAACGTTAAGTTTCGCTTAACCCTAATGAGCTTTTTACAATTCTTCGTTTGGGGTGCTTGGCTCATCACCATAGCAAATTATTGGTTTGGTACTAAACAATGGGACGGAACGCAGTTCGGTGCAATCTTTGCCACAATGGGATTTGCTTCCCTTGTAATGCCCACACTTACAGGAATTATTGCCGACAAGTGGGTAAATGCTGAAGTGCTTTATGGCATTCTTCATATTTTATATGCCGGAGTGTTATTTTACATTCCCCAGGTGAACCATCCGAATGATTTTTTCTGGGTAATGCTGCTGGCAATGTGTTTTTACATGCCAACCATTTCATTGAGCAATTCCATATCCTATACCACCTTAAAGTCGGGCTCTTTTGATGTGATCAAGGACTTCCCCCCTATACGGGTATGGGGTACAATAGGTTTTATTGTAGCTATGTGGACAACCAACCTAACCGGAAATAAGGCTACCGCTTATCAGTTTTACATTGCTGGTCTTGCCGCCCTGGGATTAGGATTATATGCGTTTACATTACCAAAATGCCGTCCACAAAAATTGATAGACGAGAAAAAATCTTATGCGCAAACCTTAGGTTTAGGTGCCTTTAAACTGTTTACTAATTATAAGATGGCACTATTCTTCATTTTTTCTATGTTTTTAGGTGGTGCCCTACAGCTGACAAATGCTTATGGTGACGTATTTCTGGATGAATTCAAATTGTTTCCATCCTATGCAGATTCATTTGTAATCCGCTATTCTACCATTATCATGTCTATTTCTCAAGTCTCTGAAACCTTGTTTATTTTGGCAATACCTTTCTTTTTGAAGCGTTTTGGTATTAAAAAAGTAATTGTTATTGCCATGTTAGCATGGGTGCTCCGTTTCGGTTTCTTTGCCTTTGGCGACCCCGCGGGCAACCTATGGATGATTATCCTCTCTTGTGTTGTATATGGAATGGCATTTGATTTCTTTAATATTTCCGGTTCTCTTTTCGTTGAGACATCTACAACTCCAAAGACCCGTTCTTCGGCGCAAGGAATGTTTATGATGATGACAAATGGATTTGGCGCTGTATTTGGCAGTCTTGTTTCAGGTTGGATGATAGATACATACTTCACTAAACACTACACCAATATCCAATCCCTGGCTGCTGTTGTAAATTCAGATCCTAAAAATGAACACTTACTTACATTTATAAAAAACAAGGGCATAAGCGTAATGGCTAACGGTGATTTAAGCCGCGCCTTAGATGTAAAAAACTGGCATCATATCTGGCTTTCTTTCACTATATATGCATTGGTCATTACTATTGCATTTGGAATTATGTTTAAGCATAAACATAATCCTGTAGAAGAAAAGGCTATTGAGGAAATGGTGCACTAA